The Thiovulum sp. ES genome has a window encoding:
- a CDS encoding putative membrane protein (PFAM: PKD domain): MSKHKIMFLTMLIGLLSLSSCSSSSSDNKTTSPEVNETIECSENQTLVDGECVNPTQEQTCEEQGLVTDENGECVNPTQEQTCEEQGLVTDENGECVNPTQEQTCEEQGLVADENGECVNPTQEQTCEEQGLVADENGECVDNAEPNTTVATKLMKLSGIVVDGYLENAGVYIQFSEDVNLSQVPENLQNCGVENYVLVDCQIDTTVADGTFNFSFETANELPENFGFAKIVSNENTIDTATGETFEGVLETALVNSDWEENESKTPVILTPLTTIASSFVKKGISKTEALQKVAEATGISAEFLGKDPIAELENGNGDATIAIKKALQIQKTAESIAQTTGDYTSTFDGIANLIDSNKTFDEAVVSDELATEIESILNPVTEATTKSIKAIDDELLSGKLLATLENTKSVIKLINDIDNESLRTGGAKSLRKVSKALEVISSKLKSRVKKIAESTSVDEVELTKAEAKKIIKATIILGGLDKISENFEDDGFSASDFADNVLSDDKIDSQADIYENLIATLVNLGDVDLEDLILASIKEVNANGVSLADAIKNNVSNELQAVIDELSEALAKIEDDRKTVIEDLEKTIEDQIPLNITITASPISGDTETEFSFSVSANLEGTTFEWSTGETGDSITTKFEAGTHTITVTAKNGEKVATDSVTITVSEVPEEPVALTTFITASRTSATTGSTISFYASSNKDETAYQWFVNGGVAGNGNSFSKTFTTAETYSIKVVATNGDESVTAYKYVSITNPVVIVTPEPEPDPEPTEAIVGIKNSEVTVGSEEREKTITLSNGTFDSIKYAPFSVGASYKEVLQLSFEIESGSDSIFESENTKSGLTVAVKIKDSERAIMAIFGNVSLTRSSDGIFSITVPDGEAISGYGIKADNTELSSSSILNSVENIFTESNGIISIDFAEALEKISSGVGFADDVMDRYFTQNGEYTVSVYISGLDEVINAKTFSTTELSNGFSTYTSLIENKFSGNIYGFEGNVEVSGNFAPEINSFSVNPETGRDFDTYSIEIDATDTEGDTLTYSYSSSIDGTIADPDNFSLSIGSHTITASVSDGVNTVTKVVNVVVSANGNPTISSFTANQTSGEENVTTFSLTTVATDSDGDTLSYSYSSDIDGTISDETSFTLSAGTHTITVTVTDGNGGTATQTLTITVSTATSGENNNPVINGFGITPTSGDANSTTFSLETNATDGDGDTLTYSYSSSIDGTISTPDSFTLA; encoded by the coding sequence ATGTCCAAGCATAAAATTATGTTTTTGACCATGTTAATTGGTCTTCTCTCATTGAGCAGTTGTTCTAGCTCTTCTAGTGATAACAAAACAACATCACCAGAAGTTAACGAAACAATTGAATGCTCTGAAAATCAGACTCTTGTAGATGGCGAATGTGTTAATCCAACTCAAGAGCAGACTTGTGAAGAACAAGGTCTTGTTACAGACGAAAACGGCGAATGTGTTAATCCAACTCAAGAACAGACTTGTGAAGAACAAGGTCTTGTTACAGACGAAAACGGCGAATGTGTTAATCCAACTCAAGAACAGACTTGTGAAGAACAAGGTCTTGTTGCAGATGAAAATGGCGAATGTGTTAATCCAACTCAAGAACAGACTTGTGAAGAACAAGGTCTTGTTGCAGATGAAAATGGCGAATGTGTTGATAATGCAGAACCAAATACAACTGTTGCAACGAAATTAATGAAGCTTTCTGGAATTGTTGTTGATGGATATTTAGAAAATGCAGGAGTTTATATTCAATTTTCAGAAGATGTAAATCTTTCACAAGTTCCAGAGAATTTACAAAATTGTGGTGTTGAAAATTATGTTTTAGTAGATTGTCAAATTGATACAACTGTCGCAGACGGTACATTTAATTTCTCTTTTGAAACAGCGAATGAACTTCCTGAAAATTTTGGTTTCGCAAAAATTGTTTCTAATGAGAACACAATTGATACAGCGACAGGTGAAACTTTTGAAGGTGTACTAGAAACTGCTCTTGTGAATTCTGATTGGGAAGAAAATGAAAGCAAAACTCCAGTAATCTTAACTCCACTAACAACAATTGCCTCTTCTTTTGTAAAAAAAGGAATTTCTAAAACTGAAGCACTCCAAAAAGTAGCAGAAGCAACTGGTATTTCTGCAGAATTTTTAGGAAAAGACCCAATCGCAGAGTTAGAAAATGGAAATGGAGATGCAACAATTGCAATTAAAAAAGCTCTTCAAATTCAAAAAACAGCAGAATCAATCGCTCAAACAACTGGCGATTATACTTCTACTTTTGATGGAATTGCAAATTTGATTGATTCAAATAAAACTTTTGATGAAGCTGTTGTTTCAGATGAGTTGGCAACTGAAATTGAAAGTATTTTAAATCCTGTAACTGAAGCAACAACAAAATCAATCAAAGCTATTGACGATGAGTTACTGTCTGGAAAACTCTTAGCAACTTTAGAAAACACAAAATCAGTTATTAAACTTATTAATGACATTGATAATGAAAGTTTAAGAACTGGTGGAGCAAAATCTTTACGGAAAGTTTCAAAAGCACTAGAAGTTATTTCAAGTAAGCTAAAAAGTAGAGTTAAAAAAATTGCTGAATCAACAAGTGTCGATGAGGTTGAACTAACAAAAGCAGAAGCTAAAAAAATCATTAAAGCTACAATTATTCTTGGAGGTTTGGACAAAATCTCTGAAAATTTTGAAGATGATGGATTCAGTGCTTCAGATTTTGCCGACAATGTTTTAAGTGATGACAAAATTGATTCACAAGCTGATATTTATGAAAATCTTATTGCAACACTTGTTAATTTAGGTGATGTAGATTTAGAAGATTTAATTCTTGCAAGTATTAAAGAAGTTAATGCAAATGGAGTTTCACTTGCCGATGCAATTAAAAACAATGTTTCTAATGAATTACAAGCAGTTATTGATGAATTGAGTGAAGCTTTAGCAAAAATTGAAGATGATAGAAAAACTGTTATCGAAGATTTAGAGAAAACAATAGAAGATCAAATTCCATTAAATATCACTATAACTGCTAGTCCAATTTCTGGTGATACAGAAACTGAATTTTCATTTTCTGTTAGTGCAAATTTGGAAGGAACAACTTTTGAATGGAGTACTGGAGAAACAGGAGATTCAATCACTACAAAGTTTGAAGCAGGAACTCACACAATTACCGTTACAGCAAAAAATGGTGAAAAAGTTGCTACGGATTCTGTAACAATTACTGTTTCTGAAGTTCCTGAAGAGCCTGTTGCATTAACTACATTTATCACTGCTTCAAGAACAAGTGCAACAACTGGTTCAACAATTTCATTCTATGCTTCATCAAATAAAGATGAAACAGCTTATCAATGGTTTGTAAATGGTGGTGTTGCTGGAAATGGAAATTCTTTTTCAAAAACTTTTACAACTGCGGAAACTTACTCAATTAAAGTGGTTGCTACAAATGGAGATGAGAGTGTAACAGCTTATAAATATGTTTCAATCACAAATCCAGTTGTTATTGTTACACCAGAGCCAGAGCCTGATCCAGAACCAACTGAAGCTATTGTTGGAATTAAAAACAGTGAAGTTACTGTTGGAAGTGAAGAGAGAGAAAAAACAATCACTCTTTCAAATGGAACTTTCGACTCAATCAAATATGCTCCTTTCTCAGTAGGTGCTTCATACAAAGAAGTTTTACAACTCTCTTTTGAAATTGAAAGCGGTTCTGATAGTATTTTTGAAAGCGAAAACACAAAAAGTGGTTTAACTGTTGCTGTGAAAATTAAAGATAGCGAAAGAGCTATTATGGCAATTTTTGGAAATGTTTCATTAACTCGTTCTTCGGATGGAATTTTCTCAATTACTGTTCCAGACGGTGAAGCAATTTCAGGATATGGTATAAAAGCAGATAATACTGAACTTTCAAGTAGCTCAATATTAAATAGTGTTGAAAATATTTTTACTGAAAGCAACGGAATTATTTCAATTGATTTCGCAGAAGCACTTGAGAAAATCTCTTCTGGTGTTGGTTTTGCTGATGATGTAATGGATAGATACTTTACTCAAAATGGGGAATACACAGTTTCTGTTTATATTTCTGGTCTTGATGAGGTTATAAATGCAAAAACTTTTTCAACAACTGAATTGTCTAATGGTTTTTCAACTTATACTTCTTTAATTGAAAATAAATTCTCTGGAAATATTTACGGATTTGAAGGAAATGTTGAAGTCTCTGGAAACTTTGCACCAGAAATTAATTCATTCTCAGTAAATCCTGAAACTGGTCGAGATTTTGATACTTATTCTATTGAAATCGATGCAACTGATACAGAGGGAGACACTCTAACTTACTCTTACAGTAGTTCTATTGATGGAACTATTGCAGATCCAGATAATTTCTCTCTTTCTATTGGTTCTCACACAATTACTGCTTCTGTTTCCGATGGAGTTAATACCGTTACGAAGGTGGTAAATGTTGTTGTTTCTGCAAATGGCAATCCAACAATTTCAAGCTTTACAGCTAATCAAACAAGTGGTGAAGAGAATGTAACAACTTTCTCATTGACAACTGTTGCGACTGATAGTGATGGTGATACATTGAGTTATTCTTATAGCAGTGATATTGATGGAACAATTTCTGATGAAACTTCATTCACTCTTTCAGCTGGAACTCATACAATCACTGTAACTGTAACAGATGGAAATGGTGGAACAGCTACACAAACTTTAACTATTACAGTATCTACTGCTACTTCAGGTGAAAATAATAATCCAGTGATTAATGGTTTTGGAATTACACCAACAAGTGGAGATGCAAACAGCACAACATTCAGTTTAGAAACAAATGCTACTGATGGTGATGGAGATACATTAACTTACTCTTATAGTAGTTCTATTGACGGAACAATTTCAACTCCAGATAGTTTTACACTTGC
- a CDS encoding TIGR00701 family protein (PFAM: Uncharacterised protein family (UPF0093)~TIGRFAM: TIGR00701 family protein), with the protein MEYYSHILVFHIISFISWFAMLFYLPRLFVYHAENMDRQEFTDVVKIMEFKLIKYIGNPAMWATILSGLLLAYLGDHFSGGGWLHLKIFLVLTLFAYQIYLEILRRKLEKDECQKSGKFFRFLNEYPTLIMIVVVSVVIFKPI; encoded by the coding sequence TTGGAATATTATAGCCACATACTAGTTTTTCATATTATTTCTTTTATTTCTTGGTTTGCAATGCTTTTCTACCTGCCACGACTTTTTGTTTATCATGCAGAAAATATGGATAGACAAGAATTTACTGATGTTGTAAAAATTATGGAGTTTAAACTCATAAAATACATTGGAAATCCTGCAATGTGGGCAACTATTTTAAGTGGTCTGCTTCTTGCCTATTTAGGAGATCACTTTTCTGGTGGTGGTTGGCTACATTTAAAAATTTTTCTAGTTTTAACTCTTTTTGCGTATCAAATTTATCTTGAGATTCTGCGAAGAAAATTAGAGAAAGACGAGTGTCAAAAATCTGGTAAATTTTTCAGATTTTTAAACGAATACCCAACTCTAATCATGATAGTTGTTGTATCTGTCGTGATTTTTAAACCTATTTGA
- a CDS encoding glutamyl-tRNA(Gln) and/or aspartyl-tRNA(Asn) amidotransferase, B subunit (PFAM: GatB/GatE catalytic domain; GatB domain~TIGRFAM: aspartyl/glutamyl-tRNA(Asn/Gln) amidotransferase, B subunit), which yields MDFEIVIGLEVHVQLNTETKLFCSCPTSFDEKENSNTCPTCLALPGALPVINREAVHKAIQLGTAIGATVNKSSKFDRKNYFYPDSPSAYQISQFYKPIVENGFIEISNRKVKIDRAHLEADAGKNIHETNVSKVDLNRAGTPLLEIVTAPDMRSSDEAIEYLKKLHAIIRYIDISDANMQEGSFRCDANVSIRPKGDDKLYTRVEIKNINSFKFIQKAIDFEVERQIEAWEDGVYSDDVWQETRLYDSAKNETRSMRGKEEAADYRYFPEPDLLDVVISDETMEKYSQIPELPDQKAKRLVNELKISEYDAGVISSSKELADYFENMLQIGASVKNSVSWLTVELLGRLNKRNLEISTSIINFQKLADIVIAIDKNQISGKAGKDVLDFLFENENFSVKEAIEKLGLAQVNDDSAILQIIDEVLQKNPDKVEQYRNGKDKLFGFFVGQTMKASKGSANPQKVNELLKGRL from the coding sequence ATGGATTTTGAAATTGTTATTGGTTTAGAAGTTCATGTTCAATTGAATACAGAAACTAAACTATTTTGTTCGTGTCCGACAAGTTTTGATGAAAAAGAGAATTCAAATACTTGTCCAACATGTTTAGCTTTACCAGGTGCTTTACCCGTTATAAATCGTGAAGCAGTTCATAAAGCAATCCAACTTGGAACAGCTATCGGTGCAACTGTAAATAAAAGTTCAAAATTTGATAGAAAAAACTATTTTTATCCAGATTCTCCTAGTGCTTATCAAATTTCTCAATTTTATAAGCCAATTGTTGAAAATGGGTTTATTGAAATTTCAAACAGAAAAGTCAAAATAGATCGTGCACACCTTGAGGCTGATGCTGGAAAAAATATTCACGAAACAAATGTTTCTAAAGTTGATTTAAACCGTGCAGGAACTCCACTTTTAGAAATTGTTACAGCTCCAGACATGAGAAGTTCTGATGAAGCAATTGAGTATCTAAAAAAGCTACATGCAATTATTAGATATATTGATATTTCAGATGCAAATATGCAAGAGGGTTCTTTTCGATGTGATGCAAATGTCTCAATTCGTCCAAAAGGCGATGATAAACTCTATACAAGAGTGGAAATCAAAAATATCAATTCATTTAAATTTATTCAAAAAGCGATTGATTTTGAAGTTGAGAGACAAATTGAAGCATGGGAAGATGGTGTTTATAGCGATGATGTTTGGCAAGAGACTCGACTTTATGATTCGGCAAAAAACGAGACTCGAAGTATGAGAGGAAAAGAGGAAGCTGCTGATTATCGATATTTTCCAGAGCCTGATCTTTTAGATGTTGTGATTTCTGATGAAACAATGGAAAAATATTCTCAAATTCCTGAACTTCCTGATCAAAAAGCAAAAAGACTGGTAAATGAGTTAAAAATTTCAGAATATGATGCTGGAGTTATTAGTTCATCGAAAGAATTAGCAGATTATTTTGAAAATATGTTGCAAATTGGAGCAAGTGTAAAAAATTCCGTTTCTTGGCTAACTGTCGAACTTCTTGGTAGATTGAATAAACGAAATCTTGAAATTTCTACTAGCATAATAAATTTTCAAAAATTAGCCGATATTGTTATAGCTATTGATAAAAATCAAATTAGTGGTAAAGCTGGTAAAGATGTTCTCGATTTTCTTTTTGAAAACGAAAATTTTTCAGTTAAAGAAGCTATTGAAAAATTAGGACTTGCTCAAGTCAATGACGATAGTGCAATTCTCCAAATTATCGATGAGGTTCTTCAGAAAAATCCTGATAAAGTTGAGCAATATCGAAATGGAAAAGATAAGCTTTTCGGCTTTTTTGTTGGTCAAACAATGAAAGCTAGTAAAGGTAGTGCAAACCCTCAGAAAGTGAATGAACTATTAAAAGGGAGATTATAG
- a CDS encoding uncharacterized protein, possibly involved in aromatic compounds catabolism (PFAM: Thioesterase superfamily), with protein MTEKKEEKIKLQTHLKFEGDPLFGKIEEHKEGRVLATLKIRHEMKADKDGLIHNGFIFSSASYIAAVTVNKKYGFVIGSIVNFLSPVREGDVIEFEATTEQKNGKKRVVDIVGRIGDIKVFVGEFTVAIMERHILSVDLDEIETEIRKKNSNDE; from the coding sequence ATGACAGAAAAAAAAGAAGAGAAAATTAAACTCCAAACACACTTAAAATTTGAAGGTGATCCACTATTTGGAAAGATAGAAGAGCATAAAGAGGGTAGAGTTCTTGCAACTCTTAAAATTAGACATGAAATGAAAGCCGATAAAGATGGTTTAATTCATAACGGTTTTATCTTTTCAAGTGCAAGTTATATCGCTGCAGTAACTGTTAATAAAAAGTACGGTTTTGTAATTGGCTCAATTGTCAATTTTTTGAGTCCAGTTAGAGAGGGAGATGTAATTGAGTTTGAGGCGACAACAGAACAGAAAAATGGAAAAAAACGAGTTGTTGATATTGTTGGAAGAATTGGAGACATTAAAGTTTTTGTTGGTGAATTTACAGTTGCAATTATGGAGAGACATATTTTAAGTGTAGATTTAGATGAGATAGAGACAGAAATCAGAAAAAAGAATTCTAACGATGAGTAG
- a CDS encoding NAD+ synthetase (PFAM: NAD synthase~TIGRFAM: NAD+ synthetase) translates to MSRKWEILQNHLHHFLKDGVERTGLKSAVVGLSGGLDSAVVSVLLQQVFGGKFLAVSMPTQYSSESSLKDAKELVEKFGMRWEIVEVGKYIETFQKVNSDFSPLRMGNFSARIRMATLYDISARESGLVIGTSNKSEILLGYGTLFGDLASAINPIGDIYKTDLFEFADYLGVPKSIISKPPSADLFEGQSDEKEIGYTYTEIDRVLKLYVEERKSLDEVAEIVGNRNLVEMLVKRIYSNHFKRKMPVIAKVTNRTFGHDFLYSREAEL, encoded by the coding sequence ATGAGTAGAAAATGGGAAATTCTTCAAAATCATCTTCACCATTTTTTAAAAGATGGAGTTGAGAGAACTGGATTAAAATCTGCTGTTGTTGGTCTCTCAGGTGGATTGGACTCTGCCGTTGTTTCAGTTTTACTGCAACAAGTTTTTGGGGGTAAATTTTTAGCAGTTTCAATGCCAACTCAATATTCTTCAGAGTCATCTTTAAAAGATGCGAAAGAGCTTGTTGAAAAATTTGGAATGCGATGGGAAATAGTTGAAGTTGGAAAATATATAGAGACTTTTCAAAAAGTTAATAGTGATTTTTCGCCATTAAGAATGGGAAATTTTTCAGCACGAATACGAATGGCAACACTTTACGATATTTCAGCAAGAGAGAGTGGGCTTGTTATTGGAACAAGTAATAAGAGCGAAATTCTTCTTGGTTATGGAACTCTTTTCGGTGATTTAGCAAGTGCTATAAATCCAATTGGAGATATTTATAAAACTGATCTTTTTGAGTTTGCAGACTATTTGGGAGTTCCAAAAAGTATTATTTCAAAACCTCCGTCAGCTGATCTTTTTGAGGGACAGAGTGATGAAAAAGAGATTGGATACACATATACAGAAATAGACAGAGTTTTAAAACTCTATGTTGAAGAGCGAAAAAGTCTTGATGAGGTCGCAGAAATTGTTGGAAATAGGAATTTAGTTGAAATGCTTGTTAAAAGAATATACTCGAATCACTTTAAAAGAAAAATGCCAGTGATTGCAAAAGTTACAAATCGAACTTTTGGACATGACTTTTTATATTCGAGAGAAGCGGAGCTTTAA
- a CDS encoding triosephosphate isomerase (PFAM: Triosephosphate isomerase~TIGRFAM: triosephosphate isomerase), translating to MIVAGNFKTFKTRKGTREYLEELEKLVSDSKSEVVVFPPATAIQEKIDKVEIGTQNLYPTKNGAFTGEIGLEQIEEFGIKTVLLGHSERRDILNESEDLIAQKFRFYSKEKLQIVFCVGENLEIRESGENEVFKFLQNQLININLDYENLVIAYEPIWAIGTGLTPTLEQIEEITKKLKEITKKEILYGGSVKPQNVHDILSQKSVSGVLVGGASLKADQFAEIIKIADEVSK from the coding sequence TTGATAGTTGCAGGAAACTTCAAAACTTTTAAAACTCGAAAGGGGACTAGAGAGTATTTGGAGGAGTTGGAAAAACTTGTTTCGGATTCAAAATCTGAAGTGGTGGTTTTTCCACCTGCGACCGCAATTCAAGAAAAAATAGATAAAGTGGAAATTGGAACTCAAAACCTGTATCCGACAAAAAATGGAGCTTTTACGGGCGAAATTGGATTGGAACAGATAGAGGAGTTTGGAATAAAAACGGTTTTGCTTGGACATTCTGAACGGAGAGATATTTTAAATGAGAGTGAAGACCTCATCGCACAAAAGTTTCGTTTTTACTCAAAAGAGAAATTGCAGATAGTTTTTTGTGTCGGAGAAAATCTTGAAATTCGTGAAAGCGGAGAAAATGAAGTTTTTAAATTTCTACAAAATCAACTAATAAATATAAATCTTGACTACGAAAATTTAGTAATTGCATATGAACCGATTTGGGCAATTGGAACTGGTCTAACTCCAACACTCGAACAGATTGAAGAAATTACTAAAAAGTTAAAAGAGATCACAAAAAAAGAGATACTTTATGGCGGTAGTGTAAAACCCCAGAATGTTCATGATATTCTTTCTCAAAAGTCAGTTTCTGGTGTTCTTGTTGGCGGTGCTAGTTTAAAAGCTGATCAATTTGCAGAAATTATAAAAATTGCCGATGAGGTCTCGAAATAA
- a CDS encoding 3-phosphoglycerate kinase (PFAM: Phosphoglycerate kinase), with product MELYSLKETDLQNKRVFIRCDFNVPLDEYGNITDDRRIRSAIATIEYCLDNDAKVILASHLGRPKGRFEERFSLKPVQKRLHSLLHLDVKLASDVVGNDAKTKAENLKSGEVLLLENLRFESGETKNDEVLSKKLAELADVYVNDAFGVSHRAHSSVEGITKHFDSKTKCAGFLLQKEIEFFSKLLNNPTRPFTAIVGGSKVSGKLEALKNLLPRVDKLIIGGGMAFTFLKAFGDNIGNSIVEKDLMNDALQIVEEAKKLGVQLYLPVDVVASDKFSDKSTIKEVTTKEIPEKWMGLDIGPASVKLFQLALKDSQTILWNGPMGVYEIEKFSRGSFKLAHTVAESYATTVVGGGDTADLIKRTGLDEDITFISTGGGASLELIEGKTLPGVLPLVKENS from the coding sequence ATGGAACTTTATAGTTTAAAAGAGACGGATTTACAAAACAAAAGAGTTTTTATTCGATGTGATTTCAATGTGCCACTTGACGAATATGGAAACATTACAGATGACCGACGAATTCGTTCGGCAATTGCAACAATCGAATATTGTCTTGACAACGATGCAAAAGTAATTCTTGCTTCTCATCTCGGACGACCAAAAGGTAGATTTGAGGAAAGATTTTCACTCAAGCCTGTTCAAAAAAGACTGCATTCTCTACTTCATTTAGATGTCAAATTGGCTTCTGATGTTGTTGGAAATGATGCAAAAACAAAAGCAGAAAACTTAAAATCTGGCGAAGTTCTTCTTTTAGAAAATCTCCGTTTTGAGAGTGGAGAAACAAAAAACGATGAGGTTCTTTCAAAAAAATTAGCAGAATTAGCAGATGTTTATGTGAATGATGCTTTTGGTGTTAGTCATCGTGCGCACTCTTCAGTCGAGGGAATTACAAAACATTTTGACTCAAAAACAAAATGTGCAGGTTTCCTTTTACAAAAAGAGATTGAGTTTTTCAGCAAATTATTAAATAATCCGACTCGACCATTTACCGCAATTGTTGGTGGAAGTAAAGTTTCTGGAAAATTGGAAGCTCTCAAAAACCTATTGCCAAGAGTTGATAAATTGATAATTGGTGGTGGAATGGCTTTCACTTTCTTAAAAGCATTCGGCGACAATATCGGAAACTCAATTGTTGAAAAAGATTTAATGAATGATGCTTTACAAATTGTAGAAGAGGCAAAGAAATTGGGAGTCCAGTTATATTTACCTGTTGATGTTGTTGCATCGGATAAATTTTCGGACAAATCCACAATCAAAGAAGTTACGACAAAAGAGATTCCTGAAAAATGGATGGGACTTGATATTGGACCAGCTTCTGTGAAACTTTTTCAATTGGCACTCAAAGATTCACAAACAATTCTTTGGAATGGACCAATGGGTGTATATGAAATTGAGAAATTCTCTCGAGGTAGTTTTAAATTGGCACACACAGTTGCAGAAAGTTATGCGACAACAGTTGTCGGTGGCGGAGATACTGCGGATTTGATTAAGCGAACTGGACTTGATGAAGACATCACTTTTATTTCAACAGGTGGCGGTGCTTCACTTGAATTGATTGAGGGAAAAACCTTACCAGGTGTGTTGCCACTTGTCAAGGAAAATAGTTGA
- a CDS encoding glyceraldehyde-3-phosphate dehydrogenase, type I (PFAM: Glyceraldehyde 3-phosphate dehydrogenase, C-terminal domain; Glyceraldehyde 3-phosphate dehydrogenase, NAD binding domain~TIGRFAM: glyceraldehyde-3-phosphate dehydrogenase, type I), with the protein MALKVAINGFGRIGRSVARIIAERSDVELVAINDLTDPDMIKYLLDNDSVHGKFGKETEILEDSYIKIGDSKVKIFSERDPENVHFGKEGAEVVLECTGVFLTKDSAKIHLREGVKKVVFSAPAKDDTDTFVIGVNNSEYAGQDIVSNASCTTNCLAPVAKVLDDAFGIEKALMTTIHSYTNDQNILDVKHKKDKRRARAAAVNMIPTTTGAAKAIGLVLPQLKGKMHGQSVRVPTPNVSMVDLNLVVKKDTTKEEVNKILREKAEGELKGIIAIDSEMRVSEDFVGNANSSIVAEDLTQVIDGNMVKVMAWYDNEWGYSNRLIDMAIFVSGK; encoded by the coding sequence ATGGCATTAAAAGTAGCTATTAACGGATTTGGACGAATTGGTAGAAGTGTTGCGAGAATTATCGCTGAGCGGAGTGATGTTGAGCTTGTTGCAATCAATGATTTGACTGATCCAGATATGATTAAGTATCTTCTTGATAACGATTCTGTTCATGGAAAATTTGGAAAAGAGACAGAAATCTTAGAAGACTCTTACATAAAAATTGGAGATTCAAAAGTCAAGATTTTTTCAGAGAGAGACCCAGAAAATGTACATTTTGGAAAAGAGGGTGCTGAAGTCGTTCTTGAATGCACGGGTGTTTTCTTAACAAAAGATTCCGCAAAAATCCACTTACGAGAGGGTGTAAAAAAAGTTGTATTTTCAGCTCCAGCAAAAGATGACACTGACACTTTTGTAATTGGTGTAAATAATAGTGAATATGCTGGTCAAGACATTGTTTCAAATGCAAGTTGCACAACAAATTGTCTTGCACCAGTTGCTAAAGTTCTTGATGATGCTTTTGGAATTGAGAAAGCACTTATGACAACAATTCACAGTTACACAAACGACCAAAATATCCTTGATGTGAAACACAAAAAAGATAAAAGACGGGCAAGAGCTGCGGCAGTAAATATGATTCCAACAACAACAGGTGCGGCAAAAGCTATTGGTCTTGTTCTCCCGCAACTTAAAGGAAAAATGCACGGTCAAAGTGTTAGAGTTCCAACTCCAAATGTTTCTATGGTGGATTTAAATCTTGTTGTTAAAAAAGATACAACAAAAGAAGAAGTGAATAAGATTTTACGAGAAAAAGCAGAAGGCGAATTGAAAGGAATTATCGCAATTGATTCAGAAATGAGAGTTTCAGAAGATTTTGTAGGTAATGCGAATTCATCAATTGTTGCGGAAGACTTGACTCAAGTTATCGATGGAAATATGGTTAAAGTTATGGCTTGGTACGATAATGAGTGGGGATATAGCAACAGACTTATCGATATGGCGATTTTTGTAAGCGGAAAGTAA